DNA sequence from the Aerosakkonema funiforme FACHB-1375 genome:
AAAAGTTGCATTTTCTCGCGAAATAACTGTAGAAATTCCAAAATCAATGAGTTTTACTTGCCCGGTAGTTGGATTCAGAATAATATTTGCTGGGTTAATATCTTTGTGGATAATATGCTGCTGGTGAATTTGACCCAAAATTTCGCTAATCTGAATAGCTACTGTTAAAAAATCTGCCAAAGAACCTAACCCCCCAAACTCTGTTTCCCTATGAGGGGAGGGGGAAAGAGGAAGATTTTTTCTTTCTCCGACAAGGATAGGAGTTGGGGAAGAAGTTTCTTCTGCTTGCATCAACTGGGCTAGAGATGTACCTCCAAAATCTTCTAATACCATCACCCAGCGGTTGCTATCTCTTTCCAAACTGTAGGTATTTACTACGCCAGCTTGGTTCAGGTTACAAATGACTTCATACTCTCGCTTGAACCAAGCAATTTTTTCCGGCGGTGGGTAAAGTTCCTTGAGTATCTTGAGGATAACTGATTGTTTATCTAGTTGCCGAATTCCGCGATAGACCAACGAATTATCGCTTTCGTGGAGTTTTTTAGTTATTTGGTAGCCTGAAAATGTTATATTCATCTTAATTTGTTCTTAATTAACTTAAATGTAAGTAAATAAAGTAATAATGGCAAAACAAAGTTGGGTTGATAAATAAACCCAACCTTGATTAAAAGTTACTTTAACAAGCTAAATCTGAAACTGTCTCCCATTAGGGATAACCATAAATTACTCGCCACTGGACAATTTTGCCTTCACGCAGAGTAATCACATAGACAAAACTGCTTTGCACATTACGACCGTTGTTCTTGAACTGGATTCTTTCCTCCCCGCATACGACAACTTTGTCACCTTGAACAATGTACTCTTTTGTCTCGTGTCGTCCTCCATCTACTATGTGATTGAATATTGCGAAAAGCTGCTCTACCTGTTCGATGCCAACATATCGACCAGTTAATGGATCGTCGATCGATCCAGATACAATCCACTCTATATCTTTTGCCAAGTATTCTTCTGATGGTGTGAGAGCTTTGCCTTCTTCATAGTTTTGGACTATTGTCTGCACTATTTTCAAATTTTCTTCTTCTGTCACAATTATCTCCTGTCTTGCTAATCTTTGAGTTCTTCTCGGAACGCGCTGCTGTTAGACAGTGGTTGACTAAATTCCCTCGGAAGGTTGTGAATCTGGGGAAGAATCAGGTGCAGGCGAAGGATCTGGATCGGGAGAAGGATCTGGATCGGGTTCCCGAAAAGCAATAGACAATACAGGCAGTTCGTCTGCAAAAGCAGCGATAATTGTAGCTCTTTCGCCGCTCTTGACAATGGCTTGCTCGACTTCTGTTAACCCTGCCGCATCCATCACTGCGGTGGGAGACTGGGCAAATGCAGCCTGTTTCTGGGGATTGGTGGCCAAATCGGTCAATAACTCGTATAGCTTGCTCAAAATTAAGTCCCTCTTTAGGTAGGTGCAAATTTTTAGCATTATGACTCGATATATACCATCCTTAACCTTTAAGAGCAAGAATTTTTGCGATTAATTAACGTTTGAAAGCGGGGATCGCTGTGCAAATTAAACCAAGCGGGGTCATTACGCACCATCTCGACGTTGAGGTCGTATTCAACGGATATGGCTGCTTGCAAATAGTTCAATGCTTTGTCAAAGTCCCCTGCCAATACAGCCAAACCGCCCAATGCGTAAAGGGCGATATCGCTGCCACCATACCATTTTAGATTTGGGATTTGGGATTTTGGATTGGCAGTTTCGTCGGAGTTAGCCAGAAACCCGGTTTCTTGGGGATGATCGGAGTTAGACAGAAACCCGGTTTCTTGGGGATGATCGGAGTTAGACAGAAACCCGGTTTCTTGGGGATGATCGGAGTTAGACAGAAACCCGGTTTCTTTGAGAAACCGGGTTTCTTTGAGAAACTGGGTTTCTTCTGCATCCACCATCGACTGCAATACAGTCCGCGCTCGATCGATTTCGGTTTGCGCTTTCGCCAATCCTTGCCAAAGAGTCTGGTTAACAGCAATACAATAGACGGCAAGAGGGTCATTCGGTCTTGCTGTCAAGGTTTGCTCGTAACATTCCATTGCTTCGGCGTACCGTCCCAGTCGCATGAGAGGAAAACCGCGTTCGTTACCCCAATACTTACCGATCGTCTCATCAAGTGCGATCGCGCGATCGAATTCCACCACCGCTTCAGCATAGCGATTGGCAATACTGCACATCACGCCCCGATAAGCATAAGCCCAAGCATAATCCGGTTTGAGTTCGATCGCTTTGTTAAAATCTGCCCATGCTTCCTCATAACGCAACAACCGCCGATAAACAACGCCTCGGTGTGCGTAAGCCCAAG
Encoded proteins:
- a CDS encoding nuclear transport factor 2 family protein, whose translation is MTEEENLKIVQTIVQNYEEGKALTPSEEYLAKDIEWIVSGSIDDPLTGRYVGIEQVEQLFAIFNHIVDGGRHETKEYIVQGDKVVVCGEERIQFKNNGRNVQSSFVYVITLREGKIVQWRVIYGYP
- a CDS encoding tetratricopeptide repeat protein; this translates as MRTYNFNHYNRIKIYLNDRIMNNSHTIPIAQNPNNAKTFAQRGESYRQMKRYPEALADFNRAIALSPNYAWAYAHRGVVYRRLLRYEEAWADFNKAIELKPDYAWAYAYRGVMCSIANRYAEAVVEFDRAIALDETIGKYWGNERGFPLMRLGRYAEAMECYEQTLTARPNDPLAVYCIAVNQTLWQGLAKAQTEIDRARTVLQSMVDAEETQFLKETRFLKETGFLSNSDHPQETGFLSNSDHPQETGFLSNSDHPQETGFLANSDETANPKSQIPNLKWYGGSDIALYALGGLAVLAGDFDKALNYLQAAISVEYDLNVEMVRNDPAWFNLHSDPRFQTLINRKNSCS